From the genome of Ectobacillus sp. JY-23, one region includes:
- the def gene encoding peptide deformylase, producing the protein MAILEIIKHPNAVLETPCDRVLDFDKKLVKLLQDMYDTMVAADGVGLAAPQVGISKQIAIVEADDNGRIDLINPVILEARGEQVGPEGCLSFPDLYGDVPRAEYVKVRAQNKRGKIFVLEARGFLARAIQHEIDHLNGVLFTSKVTKYYESEELE; encoded by the coding sequence ATGGCAATCTTAGAGATTATAAAGCACCCAAATGCGGTACTGGAAACCCCTTGCGACCGCGTTTTGGATTTTGATAAAAAACTGGTAAAGCTGCTTCAGGACATGTATGATACGATGGTTGCAGCAGATGGTGTAGGTTTAGCTGCACCACAAGTCGGCATTTCCAAGCAAATTGCGATTGTTGAAGCAGACGATAATGGTCGTATCGATTTAATTAATCCGGTTATTTTAGAAGCGCGCGGCGAGCAAGTGGGTCCGGAGGGCTGTTTAAGTTTTCCGGACTTATACGGAGACGTGCCGAGGGCTGAATATGTAAAAGTTCGTGCGCAAAACAAGCGTGGTAAAATATTTGTTTTAGAAGCACGCGGCTTTTTAGCACGTGCCATTCAACATGAAATTGATCATTTGAACGGTGTATTATTTACTTCCAAAGTAACAAAGTATTATGAGTCGGAAGAGCTGGAGTAG
- the rsmB gene encoding 16S rRNA (cytosine(967)-C(5))-methyltransferase RsmB, with product MTNNVRELALEGLMQIEKNGAYSNLLLNNIIEKSNLASKDVGLLTEIVYGTVQRRDALDFYLQPFLRKKVEPWVKVLLRLSLYQMEFLDRVPAHAVINEAVEIAKKRGHKGIGAMVNGVLRSVQREGVPSLEHIKNPAERLAIQTSHPQWLVEQWIEAYGFDTAQRICETNLLPPLSTARVNVSKTTVEEVIEMLTAEGVEAERGSLSEDAIQIKRGNVAHTKAFQEGYVSVQDESSMLVARALGPEQGDYILDTCAAPGGKTSHIAERLLGTGHVVSLDLHPHKVRLIQAQARRLHLTNVEAQALDARKVGEKFQSETFDKILIDAPCSGFGVIRRKPDIKLGKTEADSERLAKIQLDILEAAAPLLKKNGRLVYSTCTIGSTENEDVIQTFLNKHPEYEIDNTMQERLPPSLKSYIGKGDVQILPHYFLTDGFYIACLRKKV from the coding sequence ATGACGAATAACGTGCGCGAACTTGCGCTCGAAGGCTTAATGCAAATTGAGAAAAATGGTGCATACAGTAATCTTCTTTTGAACAACATTATTGAAAAAAGCAACCTTGCCAGTAAAGATGTTGGATTACTAACCGAGATTGTATACGGAACTGTGCAAAGGCGAGATGCTCTAGATTTTTATCTGCAGCCATTTTTACGAAAAAAGGTAGAGCCATGGGTAAAAGTGTTATTGAGACTATCTCTATATCAAATGGAGTTTTTAGATCGTGTTCCTGCACATGCCGTTATTAATGAAGCAGTTGAAATTGCCAAAAAGCGAGGCCATAAAGGGATTGGCGCGATGGTTAATGGAGTACTTCGTTCGGTTCAGAGAGAGGGTGTACCTTCTCTAGAACATATCAAAAATCCGGCGGAGCGTTTGGCTATTCAGACAAGTCATCCACAATGGCTCGTTGAACAATGGATAGAAGCATACGGATTTGATACTGCACAGCGGATATGTGAAACGAACTTGCTTCCTCCGCTGTCTACGGCTCGTGTCAATGTTTCCAAAACGACAGTTGAAGAAGTTATTGAGATGCTTACTGCTGAAGGAGTTGAAGCGGAACGAGGCAGCTTATCAGAAGATGCGATTCAAATCAAAAGAGGTAATGTAGCACACACCAAGGCTTTTCAAGAAGGCTACGTGTCTGTGCAAGACGAAAGTTCAATGCTGGTTGCTCGTGCTCTTGGTCCAGAACAGGGAGATTATATACTCGACACGTGTGCGGCACCTGGTGGGAAAACCTCACATATCGCCGAGCGTTTGCTAGGCACGGGACATGTTGTATCACTGGATTTACACCCTCACAAAGTTCGGTTGATTCAAGCGCAAGCAAGACGCTTGCACTTGACAAATGTAGAAGCGCAGGCTCTTGATGCCCGGAAGGTAGGAGAAAAGTTTCAGAGTGAAACTTTTGATAAAATTTTAATTGATGCACCTTGCTCTGGGTTTGGGGTTATTCGCCGAAAGCCTGATATTAAACTGGGTAAAACAGAGGCTGATAGTGAAAGATTGGCGAAGATTCAGCTCGATATTTTAGAGGCAGCTGCCCCGCTTCTGAAAAAGAACGGGCGTCTTGTATATAGTACATGTACTATTGGTTCAACAGAAAATGAAGATGTCATACAAACATTTTTAAACAAACATCCAGAATATGAGATAGATAACACTATGCAAGAAAGATTGCCTCCTTCCTTGAAGTCATATATCGGCAAGGGAGATGTGCAAATCTTACCGCACTATTTTCTCACGGACGGATTTTATATAGCTTGTCTACGAAAGAAGGTATAA
- a CDS encoding Stp1/IreP family PP2C-type Ser/Thr phosphatase, with protein sequence MKTFFLSDRGRVRQYNEDSAGVFKNLDGDILAVVADGMGGHRAGDIASSMAIQLFHDYWEQTYNMKTPKKAEKWLLDYVEIINERIYKHAFENPECQGMGTTIVAAICTNQFATIGHVGDSRCYMVSENNMSLVTEDHSLVNELVRHGEISREDAESHPRKHVLLRALGTEQKVEIDVKTLVVEHGDRLLLCSDGLSNKVTVSQMEEILQTGDTLQDKGVKLIETANNMGGEDNITLILVDIEDGGEVI encoded by the coding sequence ATGAAAACCTTTTTTCTGTCCGATCGGGGGAGAGTACGACAATATAATGAGGACAGTGCCGGCGTATTTAAAAATTTGGACGGAGATATTTTAGCGGTTGTAGCAGACGGCATGGGAGGTCATCGAGCAGGCGATATAGCCAGTTCGATGGCTATCCAATTGTTTCATGATTACTGGGAACAAACCTATAATATGAAAACACCTAAAAAAGCGGAAAAATGGCTTCTGGATTATGTAGAAATTATTAACGAACGAATTTATAAGCATGCCTTTGAAAATCCGGAATGTCAAGGGATGGGAACCACAATTGTAGCTGCAATCTGCACAAATCAGTTTGCAACCATCGGACATGTTGGTGACAGCCGTTGCTATATGGTATCGGAGAATAACATGAGTCTAGTGACAGAAGATCATTCGCTTGTAAATGAGCTTGTGCGACATGGGGAGATATCAAGAGAGGATGCGGAGTCCCATCCTCGTAAGCATGTGCTGTTACGTGCATTGGGGACGGAACAAAAGGTAGAAATTGATGTCAAAACACTTGTTGTGGAGCATGGTGATAGGCTACTTTTATGTTCAGATGGTTTATCGAATAAAGTAACTGTGTCGCAAATGGAAGAAATTTTGCAAACAGGTGATACTTTGCAGGACAAAGGAGTAAAGCTTATTGAAACTGCCAATAATATGGGCGGCGAAGATAATATTACACTCATTCTCGTTGATATAGAGGACGGGGGTGAAGTCATTTGA
- the coaBC gene encoding bifunctional phosphopantothenoylcysteine decarboxylase/phosphopantothenate--cysteine ligase CoaBC has translation MLTGKKILLCVTGGIAVFKAAALTSKLTQAGAAVKVMMTESACRFVTPLTFQALSRHDVYTDTFDEKDSSVIAHIDLADWADVILVAPATANMVGKLANGLADDMISTTILAATAPVWIAPAMNVHMYEHPAVQKNMQTLQSFGYRFIEPGEGFLACGYVAKGRLEEPETIVAYLQEFFNEKPLQGKQIIVTAGPTREKIDPVRFMTNFSTGKMGYAIASEAAAMGANVLLVTGPTALPVPAGVEVKRVESAADMLHAVLSRYHQVDAVIKTAAVADYRPKVMHSDKLKKRDGELTIELERTTDILRTLGEKKERQILIGFAAETKDVASYAKEKLQTKHLDMIVANDIKAEGAGFGTDTNIVTMYKRNGESIVLPLLPKVEVARHILHELKEMLEEEK, from the coding sequence ATGTTAACTGGAAAAAAGATTTTGCTTTGTGTAACAGGTGGTATTGCAGTATTTAAAGCAGCAGCTTTAACGAGTAAACTCACACAAGCAGGCGCTGCGGTGAAGGTTATGATGACAGAGTCGGCCTGTAGGTTTGTAACACCGCTCACGTTTCAAGCTTTATCACGACATGATGTATATACCGATACATTTGATGAAAAAGATTCATCTGTCATCGCACATATCGATTTGGCAGACTGGGCGGATGTCATCCTTGTTGCACCTGCAACTGCCAATATGGTTGGTAAGTTAGCCAACGGCTTGGCAGATGATATGATTTCTACCACAATATTGGCGGCGACCGCCCCTGTTTGGATTGCTCCTGCTATGAATGTACATATGTACGAACATCCTGCTGTGCAAAAAAATATGCAAACACTGCAGTCGTTCGGTTATCGTTTCATAGAACCGGGAGAAGGCTTTCTTGCTTGCGGTTATGTCGCGAAGGGGCGTTTGGAGGAACCAGAAACGATCGTAGCTTATTTGCAGGAATTTTTTAATGAGAAGCCTTTGCAGGGAAAACAGATCATTGTAACAGCAGGACCGACACGCGAGAAAATAGATCCCGTTCGATTCATGACAAACTTTTCGACTGGGAAAATGGGCTATGCAATTGCTAGTGAAGCAGCAGCAATGGGCGCGAATGTCCTATTAGTGACCGGACCTACAGCACTTCCGGTCCCTGCCGGTGTTGAGGTCAAGCGAGTTGAGTCAGCCGCAGATATGCTGCATGCGGTTTTATCTCGATATCATCAAGTGGACGCAGTCATAAAAACAGCAGCAGTAGCGGATTATCGTCCTAAGGTTATGCATAGTGACAAGTTAAAGAAGCGAGATGGAGAGCTTACGATAGAGTTAGAACGCACAACAGATATTTTACGAACGCTGGGGGAGAAAAAAGAGCGGCAAATTTTAATCGGATTTGCTGCTGAAACAAAGGATGTTGCGTCGTATGCAAAAGAAAAGTTACAAACGAAGCATTTAGACATGATTGTCGCAAATGATATAAAGGCAGAAGGTGCCGGATTTGGAACAGACACAAACATTGTAACAATGTATAAGAGAAACGGGGAGAGCATTGTCTTGCCGCTTTTGCCGAAAGTGGAAGTTGCAAGGCATATCTTGCATGAGCTAAAGGAAATGCTGGAGGAAGAAAAATGA
- the pknB gene encoding Stk1 family PASTA domain-containing Ser/Thr kinase has product MMIGKRLNGRYKLLKMIGGGGMANVFLARDAILDRDVAVKILRLDYANNEEFIKRFHREAQSVTSLSHPNIVNIYDVGEEDGIYYLVMEYVPGQTLKQYIQQKGMLPVAEALHIMKQLTSAMAHAHHFEIVHRDLKPQNILIRDDATVKVTDFGIATATSATTITHTNSVLGSVHYLSPEQARGGIANKQSDLYSLGIVMFELLTGRPPFSGESAVSIALKHLQNETPSPKRWNPNIPQSVENIILRATAKDPFHRYQSGEEMENDIVTALNPERINEQPFSVPQDEDATKQIPIIREELFVKTGMDETIVNTGKLPVEVKSEEKSQAKPKKNWWKRVFIVLFLLLLSGIAAVTVIPGLFVPKNVEIPDVAGETYADAVNILSKKGFQVASTPEIVYTDEVTEGEVIKTSPEAGRVVKENTKITIFQSGGKKKKKMKNYIGESYETVRSELDSTYASVVSYAQVSDKPKGEIIDQLPKSGEFIVEEEQDVRIWISEGPKRVTLADFTGWTESSVRSYAAERKLTPVVTKENSETVDKGLVTSQSPKPNTPLKEGERFTVIISDGPKEKPPKTVAIDNIQVPYEPEVPGQAQTIEIYKEDLDNTMAKPVETRTITAPVTISLKLTVPYGKSARYKIVRDGKTFIEKDVPYPYD; this is encoded by the coding sequence TTGATGATTGGAAAGCGCCTTAATGGTCGATATAAGCTACTAAAAATGATTGGCGGCGGCGGTATGGCCAATGTTTTTTTGGCGCGTGATGCTATCTTAGATCGAGATGTGGCTGTCAAAATATTAAGGCTCGATTATGCCAATAATGAAGAATTTATTAAGCGTTTCCACCGTGAAGCACAATCAGTAACAAGCTTATCCCATCCAAACATCGTAAACATATATGATGTAGGAGAGGAAGATGGTATTTATTATTTGGTTATGGAATATGTGCCAGGACAAACTTTAAAGCAATACATACAACAAAAAGGGATGCTTCCGGTTGCAGAAGCTTTACATATTATGAAGCAGCTTACTTCTGCTATGGCGCATGCTCATCACTTTGAAATTGTGCATCGTGATTTGAAGCCCCAAAATATCTTAATTCGAGATGATGCGACAGTCAAAGTTACCGATTTTGGGATTGCGACTGCTACAAGCGCAACGACTATCACGCACACCAATTCTGTTCTCGGGTCTGTACATTATTTGTCACCTGAGCAAGCGCGCGGCGGTATAGCAAATAAACAATCCGACTTATATTCACTAGGTATTGTAATGTTTGAGCTATTGACAGGAAGACCGCCTTTTTCAGGTGAGTCTGCTGTGTCGATTGCTTTAAAGCATTTGCAGAATGAAACACCTTCTCCCAAGCGGTGGAATCCGAACATTCCCCAAAGTGTGGAAAATATTATTTTAAGGGCAACAGCAAAAGATCCTTTTCATCGCTATCAATCCGGCGAAGAAATGGAGAATGATATTGTTACAGCGTTAAACCCAGAACGGATTAATGAGCAGCCTTTTAGTGTTCCGCAAGATGAAGATGCAACGAAGCAAATTCCGATCATTCGTGAAGAACTATTTGTAAAAACAGGAATGGATGAGACCATCGTAAATACAGGAAAATTGCCTGTTGAAGTGAAATCGGAAGAGAAATCACAAGCAAAACCGAAAAAAAATTGGTGGAAGCGTGTGTTTATTGTTCTGTTTTTGCTGTTATTAAGTGGGATTGCGGCAGTAACAGTAATTCCAGGGTTATTTGTTCCAAAGAATGTTGAGATTCCAGATGTGGCTGGTGAAACATATGCAGATGCTGTTAATATTTTAAGTAAAAAAGGATTTCAGGTTGCCTCCACGCCAGAGATTGTGTACACAGACGAAGTAACCGAAGGGGAAGTTATTAAAACAAGCCCTGAGGCTGGTCGAGTTGTGAAAGAAAATACAAAGATTACAATTTTTCAATCAGGTGGAAAAAAGAAAAAGAAAATGAAAAATTACATTGGGGAGAGCTATGAAACTGTACGCTCTGAACTTGATAGTACATATGCCAGCGTTGTGTCATATGCACAGGTTAGTGACAAGCCAAAAGGTGAAATTATTGACCAACTTCCTAAATCGGGTGAATTTATTGTAGAAGAAGAACAAGATGTTCGAATTTGGATTAGTGAGGGACCGAAGCGAGTAACGCTTGCAGACTTTACAGGATGGACCGAAAGTAGCGTGCGCAGTTATGCGGCAGAGAGAAAACTAACTCCTGTTGTTACAAAAGAAAATTCAGAGACAGTAGACAAAGGACTGGTGACTTCGCAATCTCCAAAGCCGAATACACCTTTAAAAGAGGGGGAAAGGTTTACTGTAATCATTTCAGATGGACCTAAGGAAAAACCACCGAAAACCGTGGCTATTGATAATATCCAGGTCCCATACGAACCAGAAGTACCTGGACAAGCGCAAACAATTGAGATATACAAGGAAGATTTAGATAATACTATGGCAAAGCCAGTAGAAACGAGAACAATTACAGCGCCTGTTACAATTTCATTAAAGCTGACCGTACCGTACGGCAAATCAGCGCGCTACAAGATTGTTAGGGACGGAAAGACATTTATAGAAAAAGATGTTCCGTATCCGTATGATTAA
- the fmt gene encoding methionyl-tRNA formyltransferase, which translates to MAKIVFMGTPDFSVPVLRQIITDGHEVIGVVTQPDRPVGRKKVMTAPPVKVEAEKHGIPVLQPLRIREQGEYEKVLALQPDLIVTAAFGQILPKEILEAPQYGCINVHASLLPELRGGAPIHYSIIQGKEKTGITIMYMVEKLDAGDILTQVEVPITERETVGTLHDKLSKAGAALLSQTLPLLLEGKLTPVPQREEEATFAYNIKREQEKINWGQPGEAIYNQIRGMHPWPVAYTTLNGQVIKVWWGEKIATSEEREPGTVLALEADGVVIATGNTTAIKITDLQPAGKKRMDGSQFLRGTQIEIGMKAGEE; encoded by the coding sequence ATGGCTAAAATTGTATTTATGGGAACGCCGGATTTTTCTGTACCGGTGCTGCGTCAGATTATTACAGATGGACATGAAGTCATTGGAGTCGTTACACAACCGGATCGTCCGGTAGGGCGTAAAAAGGTAATGACAGCACCTCCTGTAAAGGTAGAAGCGGAAAAACATGGCATCCCGGTTTTGCAACCTTTAAGAATTCGTGAGCAAGGGGAGTACGAAAAAGTATTGGCGCTTCAGCCTGATCTAATCGTCACCGCAGCGTTTGGTCAAATTTTACCGAAAGAGATATTAGAAGCACCGCAGTATGGGTGTATTAATGTACATGCTTCTTTATTGCCAGAGCTTCGCGGTGGCGCACCTATTCACTACTCAATCATTCAAGGAAAAGAAAAAACAGGTATTACCATCATGTATATGGTTGAAAAATTGGATGCGGGTGATATTTTAACGCAAGTGGAAGTGCCAATTACAGAACGTGAAACAGTGGGCACCCTACATGACAAGTTGAGCAAAGCGGGTGCTGCATTGTTGTCCCAAACCCTACCGCTTTTACTAGAAGGAAAGCTTACCCCTGTACCACAGCGCGAGGAAGAAGCAACATTTGCGTATAATATTAAACGCGAGCAAGAAAAAATCAATTGGGGGCAGCCAGGAGAGGCGATTTACAACCAGATTCGAGGCATGCATCCATGGCCGGTTGCTTATACAACCTTAAACGGTCAAGTGATCAAGGTTTGGTGGGGCGAGAAGATTGCGACTTCAGAAGAGAGAGAGCCGGGCACTGTCCTTGCTCTAGAGGCAGATGGTGTTGTAATTGCAACAGGAAATACAACTGCAATTAAAATTACTGATTTGCAACCTGCTGGTAAGAAGCGCATGGACGGCAGTCAATTTTTGCGTGGCACGCAAATTGAAATCGGTATGAAGGCGGGAGAAGAATGA
- the rpoZ gene encoding DNA-directed RNA polymerase subunit omega, whose protein sequence is MLNPSIDALLQKIDSKYTLVTVASKRAREMQQHRDCRLDRPVSHKYVGKSLEEIDAKLLGYRPLEGQK, encoded by the coding sequence ATGTTAAACCCATCCATTGATGCGTTGCTGCAAAAGATTGATTCAAAATACACATTGGTAACCGTGGCATCTAAACGTGCGCGTGAAATGCAACAACATCGCGACTGTCGCTTAGACCGACCTGTATCTCATAAGTACGTAGGAAAATCTTTAGAAGAGATTGATGCAAAATTGCTAGGCTATAGACCGCTTGAGGGACAAAAATAA
- the rlmN gene encoding 23S rRNA (adenine(2503)-C(2))-methyltransferase RlmN, which translates to MKTTKQDLNKKPSVYSFELQGLQEWMKENDEPAFRAAQVFDWLYKKRVGSFEEMTNLGKELRDKLSNSFEITTLKTLVKQVSSDGTIKFLFELYDGYSIETVLMRHEYGNSVCVTTQVGCRIGCTFCASTLGGLKRNLEAGEIVAQVVEVQRAIDEEESRVSSVVVMGIGEPFDNYDNLMAFLRIINHEKGIHIGARHITVSTSGIIPKIYKFADEDIQINFAISLHAPNTELRSKLMPINRAYKLPDLIESVKYYTKKTGRRVTFEYGLFGGENDQVEHAEELAQLLKGLKCHVNLIPVNYVPERNYVRTPREQIFKFEKTLKNHGINVTIRREQGHDIDAACGQLRAKERKEETR; encoded by the coding sequence ATGAAAACAACAAAACAAGATTTGAACAAAAAGCCATCCGTGTATTCTTTTGAATTACAAGGGCTACAAGAGTGGATGAAAGAAAATGATGAGCCCGCATTTCGTGCTGCTCAAGTTTTTGATTGGCTGTACAAAAAGCGAGTAGGTTCTTTTGAAGAAATGACGAACCTTGGAAAGGAATTGCGCGATAAATTGTCGAATTCCTTTGAGATTACGACTTTAAAAACGCTTGTAAAGCAAGTGTCATCTGATGGTACCATTAAATTCTTATTTGAGTTGTACGATGGATATTCAATTGAAACAGTATTAATGCGTCACGAATATGGAAACTCTGTTTGTGTGACAACGCAGGTTGGCTGCCGCATTGGTTGTACGTTTTGCGCTTCTACACTTGGGGGCTTAAAGCGCAATTTAGAAGCAGGTGAAATTGTGGCACAAGTAGTAGAAGTACAGCGTGCGATTGACGAAGAAGAAAGTCGTGTGAGCTCTGTAGTTGTAATGGGTATTGGTGAGCCATTCGATAATTATGATAACTTAATGGCATTTTTACGCATCATTAACCATGAAAAAGGAATTCATATCGGTGCACGTCATATCACGGTTTCCACCAGCGGTATCATTCCTAAAATTTATAAGTTTGCTGATGAGGATATTCAAATCAATTTTGCAATTTCTTTACATGCGCCGAACACGGAGTTGCGTTCAAAGCTGATGCCAATTAACCGTGCTTATAAATTACCTGACCTGATTGAATCCGTAAAGTATTATACAAAAAAAACAGGAAGACGTGTAACGTTTGAATATGGTTTATTTGGCGGCGAGAATGATCAAGTAGAGCATGCAGAAGAATTGGCGCAGCTTTTAAAAGGATTAAAATGTCATGTGAACTTGATCCCGGTAAACTATGTACCAGAGCGAAACTATGTAAGAACACCACGTGAACAAATCTTTAAGTTTGAAAAAACGTTAAAAAATCATGGAATTAATGTAACAATTCGACGCGAACAAGGCCATGACATAGATGCTGCTTGCGGTCAATTGCGAGCGAAGGAGCGCAAAGAAGAGACGAGGTGA
- the priA gene encoding primosomal protein N', with product MKAARIIVDVPARQTDRPFDYKIPSKWDAFVQVGMRVIVPFGPRKLQGFIIDIREVEESENMKLKEVEELLDLTPVLNEELLGLGFWLKEETLCFTISAFQAMLPAAIKSVYQKRLILRNETSNELQTLFGEKDSIAWKDLPEALYRAVKAAIAAEEIEVVYDVKDRVQRKRQRVIGPAASERTLEELAASVRSAKQQDVLYYFIENHQEVAAHTLKEELSMTDAPIKALVKKGILYEKEIEVYRNPYDDEQFERTKPFPLTVEQQAAIAPILSTIENEQQRTFLMYGVTGSGKTEVYLQSIEAVLQKGKEAIMLVPEISLTPQMVERFKGRFGSQVAVLHSALSAGEKYDEWRKIQRKEVRVVVGARSAVFAPFENLGIIIIDEEHESSYKQEDNPRYHARDVAIRRSEYHRCPVILGSATPTLESFARASKGVYTLLTMTKRMNEQALPSVEIVDMREELREGNRSMFSTLLHEKIADRLQKQEQIVLFLNRRGHSTFVMCRDCGYVMQCPHCDISLTYHRATQRLKCHYCSHEEFLPKACPTCQSQYIRFFGTGTQKVEEELTKLFPQARVIRMDVDTTSKKGAHEKLLTAFGQKKADILLGTQMIAKGLDFPDVTLVGVLTADTMLHLPDFRASEKTYQLLTQVSGRAGRHHLPGEVVIQTYTPEHYSVQLAKKQQYDTFFEQEMHIRKLHQYPPYYYLTLITVSHPNLLQAVQVTEKITAMLRQKCTPQTIILGPVASPIARVKDRYRYQCMIKYKREPGLKEVLRFINEHYQTAMIKEQLQISIDFNPTMLM from the coding sequence ATGAAGGCCGCTCGTATTATTGTAGATGTACCAGCGCGTCAAACTGATCGCCCCTTCGACTACAAGATACCAAGCAAGTGGGACGCTTTTGTTCAAGTTGGTATGCGTGTGATTGTGCCTTTTGGACCAAGAAAGCTGCAGGGCTTTATCATTGATATTCGAGAGGTAGAAGAAAGCGAAAATATGAAGCTAAAAGAAGTTGAAGAGCTTCTTGACTTAACGCCAGTTTTAAACGAAGAACTGCTCGGTCTTGGCTTTTGGCTAAAAGAAGAAACGCTTTGCTTCACCATCTCAGCGTTTCAGGCTATGCTGCCGGCCGCTATTAAATCCGTGTATCAAAAGCGTCTGATTTTGAGGAATGAGACATCGAATGAACTGCAGACGTTGTTTGGAGAGAAAGATTCAATAGCGTGGAAGGATTTACCCGAAGCGTTGTATCGCGCTGTGAAAGCTGCGATTGCGGCGGAAGAAATTGAAGTGGTATATGATGTGAAGGATCGGGTACAAAGAAAAAGGCAGCGCGTAATTGGACCGGCAGCCTCCGAACGTACATTGGAAGAATTGGCAGCGAGCGTCCGTAGTGCTAAGCAACAAGATGTTCTGTATTATTTTATCGAAAATCATCAAGAGGTAGCGGCACATACTCTTAAAGAAGAGCTTAGCATGACAGATGCACCGATTAAAGCGCTTGTCAAAAAAGGCATACTATATGAAAAAGAGATTGAAGTGTATCGAAATCCCTATGATGATGAGCAGTTTGAGCGTACAAAGCCATTTCCATTGACCGTTGAGCAGCAAGCCGCCATTGCCCCGATTTTGTCTACTATTGAAAACGAGCAACAACGTACCTTTTTGATGTACGGTGTGACGGGAAGTGGCAAAACAGAAGTATATTTGCAATCCATTGAAGCGGTTTTACAGAAGGGAAAAGAAGCGATTATGCTGGTGCCGGAAATTTCGCTTACGCCTCAAATGGTAGAGCGGTTTAAAGGGCGTTTCGGTTCACAAGTGGCTGTACTCCACAGCGCATTGTCTGCTGGAGAAAAGTACGATGAGTGGCGAAAAATACAACGCAAGGAAGTGCGCGTTGTTGTGGGAGCACGATCGGCTGTATTTGCTCCATTCGAAAATCTGGGAATCATTATCATTGACGAGGAGCATGAGTCAAGCTATAAGCAAGAAGATAATCCGCGTTATCATGCAAGAGATGTAGCAATTCGCCGCAGTGAATATCATCGTTGCCCCGTGATTCTAGGGAGTGCAACTCCGACTCTTGAATCCTTTGCGCGTGCATCAAAAGGTGTATACACATTATTGACGATGACCAAGCGAATGAATGAACAAGCGCTGCCCAGCGTGGAAATTGTGGATATGCGTGAAGAGCTTAGAGAGGGTAATCGTTCTATGTTTTCGACGCTCCTTCATGAAAAGATTGCCGATCGTTTGCAAAAGCAAGAGCAAATTGTGTTGTTTTTAAATCGAAGAGGCCATTCTACATTTGTGATGTGCCGTGATTGCGGGTATGTAATGCAATGTCCGCACTGTGATATATCATTAACGTATCACCGGGCAACGCAGCGGTTGAAATGTCATTATTGCAGCCATGAAGAGTTTCTCCCTAAAGCCTGTCCAACCTGTCAAAGCCAATATATTCGTTTTTTTGGAACGGGTACACAAAAAGTTGAGGAAGAATTGACAAAGCTATTTCCACAGGCACGTGTGATTCGCATGGATGTAGATACAACAAGTAAAAAAGGGGCACACGAGAAATTATTGACTGCCTTTGGACAAAAAAAAGCAGATATTTTACTTGGTACACAAATGATTGCTAAAGGCTTGGATTTCCCAGATGTTACTCTTGTAGGCGTGTTGACGGCGGACACGATGCTTCATCTCCCTGATTTTCGGGCTAGTGAAAAAACATATCAGCTCCTTACACAGGTAAGTGGACGAGCAGGAAGACATCATTTGCCAGGAGAAGTCGTTATTCAAACGTATACACCGGAACATTACAGTGTACAGCTAGCAAAGAAGCAGCAGTATGATACATTTTTTGAACAAGAAATGCATATTCGAAAGCTGCATCAGTATCCGCCTTACTATTATTTAACGCTGATTACAGTATCCCATCCTAATTTACTGCAGGCTGTACAAGTTACAGAAAAAATTACAGCTATGTTGCGACAAAAATGTACGCCGCAAACCATTATTCTTGGTCCGGTCGCTTCACCGATCGCAAGGGTAAAAGATAGATATCGCTACCAATGCATGATAAAATACAAACGGGAACCAGGATTAAAGGAAGTATTGCGCTTTATTAATGAGCATTATCAAACTGCTATGATAAAGGAGCAATTACAAATATCAATCGATTTTAACCCAACTATGTTAATGTAA